Proteins co-encoded in one Granulicella cerasi genomic window:
- a CDS encoding ATP-binding protein, whose amino-acid sequence MPLTAARRAQLDKLTLPDDAQMQARTRRFMLHSGLTIEELADCIGYARSSLGLFLQGRYGLHHEGKRENTKEMRARLKEFMDLHELQAESRLDSHRHYETSSVTDVRRATLNALNRGTAYIVDGPPGTQKTHALLHVGGEIKEQDLGRFVYVYARINHSPQSFLMECCCAAGIPNRGTIDQLLRKLRFFLAGKRTVFVVDEAQHLDNAGLEVLRQLLDLPPYFGVVLAGSHDLTQRVSHWQMEQWRSRVRKTIFLNGPSREEARAILRGELGQHIPDAVCDQTIASCTSAGVRTVRKGNKAVEQPYEFISARDLFFSIEHAQDTLATPKGAAKCA is encoded by the coding sequence ATGCCACTCACAGCCGCACGCAGAGCCCAACTCGACAAGCTCACGCTACCTGACGACGCCCAGATGCAGGCACGAACACGTCGCTTTATGCTGCACTCCGGGCTAACGATCGAAGAGCTTGCCGATTGCATCGGATATGCACGTTCATCCCTAGGTCTTTTCCTGCAGGGTCGTTACGGTCTGCACCACGAGGGCAAGCGCGAAAACACCAAGGAAATGCGTGCACGCCTCAAGGAGTTCATGGATCTCCATGAACTGCAGGCCGAGTCCCGCCTCGATAGCCACCGCCATTACGAGACGTCCTCTGTCACCGACGTACGACGCGCCACGCTCAACGCGCTGAATCGTGGCACGGCTTACATCGTCGACGGGCCTCCAGGCACGCAGAAGACGCACGCGCTACTACACGTTGGTGGAGAGATCAAGGAGCAAGACCTCGGTCGTTTCGTCTACGTGTACGCGCGTATTAACCACTCGCCGCAGTCGTTCCTGATGGAGTGCTGCTGTGCGGCGGGAATCCCGAATCGCGGCACCATCGACCAGCTGCTGCGGAAGCTTCGCTTCTTCCTGGCTGGCAAGCGCACCGTGTTCGTGGTCGACGAAGCGCAGCACCTCGACAACGCCGGTCTGGAAGTACTGCGCCAGCTGCTCGATCTGCCGCCGTACTTCGGTGTGGTGCTGGCAGGTTCGCACGACCTCACGCAGCGCGTGAGCCACTGGCAGATGGAGCAGTGGCGCTCGCGCGTGCGCAAGACCATCTTTCTCAACGGCCCCTCGCGTGAAGAAGCCCGCGCCATCCTGCGCGGTGAGCTGGGCCAGCACATCCCCGACGCGGTATGCGATCAGACGATCGCAAGCTGCACGTCGGCTGGCGTTCGCACAGTGCGCAAAGGCAATAAGGCCGTTGAGCAGCCATATGAGTTCATCTCCGCGCGCGATCTTTTCTTCTCGATCGAACACGCACAGGACACCCTCGCAACGCCGAAAGGAGCAGCAAAATGCGCTTGA
- a CDS encoding DDE-type integrase/transposase/recombinase: MASLPITPWLTLPEFIALSGWRRSNVYRLQAEDKIATRKDGRATLYASASLPAEALAKLETPSKPHIELMRPPAPSPVQAPLFDAASSQGPGRRIVLSAEAERQAMERLSILQPLLDFCDNAAARERMRASLRFADGRRINTSDDLALYLVELHKDSKHRVSRPTLWRWKKAYTDPKQGGLSALARKVREDKGTSQWAKRWPEAAKMVAAAYMDAWQSKRTAYRALERQYAKYGMAANDVPSYEAVCDFLSSLPAAPVVLAREGERAYAARFATYLTRGYEDIAPNSVWVSDHCIHDVEVRNDCFDGVAENAPMRLRLTALMDLRSRMIVGATWTPEGSSRSISTVLAQAVRRFGPCDTFYCDNGKDFQKVGRFAAAANQSEHVSEDMLQIERAGALRMLGIKVQYCIKYHPQSKPIERMFRTMHLGLDAILPHYTTGNMYTRPDRANEDGALHRKLVRIDKGHLSPLIPASHFIRMAATWLFDDYNQRHKHEGRGMKGRTAAEIFFAGWSEQSRRHVEESTLDMLLWQRENRVVRNGAVLINNRRMIGATPYDVQQLHLIAKAGEERTNVIVCFDPNAPERAVVTDLDGHKVCDVRQEEHVTQSAAANAAIAASMQERRTLRNDTAASIRKLRHDVVRSGHTTAAQDLHERAMLPMAVGDHITQRAMQTQVVNTQVPSKHLHAEDIGDMLAATLAGANQ, from the coding sequence ATGGCTAGTCTTCCGATTACCCCCTGGCTCACTCTGCCTGAGTTCATTGCTCTGTCTGGATGGCGACGCTCAAACGTCTATCGCCTGCAGGCGGAGGACAAGATCGCCACGCGCAAAGATGGACGCGCAACCCTTTACGCGAGCGCTTCGCTACCTGCGGAAGCACTCGCCAAGCTGGAAACCCCGAGCAAGCCCCACATTGAGCTGATGCGTCCCCCCGCGCCGTCCCCGGTGCAAGCGCCGCTCTTTGATGCCGCGAGCTCTCAGGGACCAGGCCGTCGTATCGTGCTCTCTGCGGAAGCCGAACGGCAGGCGATGGAGCGGCTGAGCATCCTGCAGCCGCTCCTAGACTTCTGCGACAACGCTGCAGCGCGTGAGCGTATGCGCGCCTCGCTCCGCTTTGCGGATGGCCGTCGTATCAACACGTCGGACGATCTGGCGCTCTACCTGGTGGAGCTGCACAAGGACAGCAAGCACCGCGTCAGCCGCCCGACGCTGTGGCGCTGGAAGAAGGCATACACCGATCCGAAGCAAGGCGGACTGTCCGCGCTCGCACGCAAAGTACGCGAGGACAAGGGAACGTCGCAATGGGCGAAGCGTTGGCCCGAGGCGGCGAAGATGGTGGCTGCCGCGTACATGGACGCCTGGCAGAGCAAGCGCACCGCCTACCGCGCGCTCGAACGTCAGTACGCGAAGTACGGCATGGCCGCAAACGATGTGCCTAGCTATGAGGCCGTCTGCGACTTCCTCAGCTCATTGCCCGCCGCTCCGGTTGTCCTCGCCCGCGAAGGTGAGCGCGCCTATGCCGCTCGCTTCGCCACGTACCTCACGAGAGGCTATGAGGACATCGCGCCGAACAGCGTTTGGGTTTCGGATCACTGCATCCATGACGTTGAGGTTCGCAACGATTGCTTCGATGGTGTCGCTGAGAACGCGCCTATGCGCCTGCGCCTCACGGCGCTCATGGATCTGCGCTCGCGGATGATCGTCGGCGCAACATGGACACCGGAAGGCAGCAGCCGATCGATCTCCACGGTGCTTGCCCAGGCTGTACGTCGCTTCGGCCCCTGCGACACCTTCTATTGCGACAACGGCAAGGACTTCCAGAAGGTCGGACGCTTCGCCGCTGCAGCCAACCAGTCCGAGCACGTCAGCGAAGACATGCTTCAGATCGAACGCGCTGGCGCGCTGCGGATGCTCGGGATCAAGGTGCAGTACTGCATCAAGTACCACCCGCAGAGCAAGCCGATCGAGCGCATGTTCCGCACGATGCACCTCGGCCTCGACGCGATCCTGCCGCACTACACGACGGGCAATATGTACACCCGCCCCGATCGCGCAAACGAAGACGGAGCACTACACCGGAAGCTTGTGCGTATCGATAAGGGGCATCTGTCGCCGCTGATCCCGGCCTCGCATTTCATCCGCATGGCCGCAACGTGGCTCTTCGATGACTACAACCAGCGACACAAGCACGAAGGCCGTGGGATGAAAGGTCGCACGGCTGCGGAGATCTTCTTCGCGGGATGGAGCGAGCAGTCACGGCGTCACGTAGAGGAATCGACCCTCGACATGCTGCTCTGGCAACGTGAGAACCGCGTCGTCCGCAACGGTGCTGTGCTCATCAACAATCGCCGCATGATCGGTGCGACGCCGTATGACGTGCAGCAGCTCCACCTCATCGCCAAGGCAGGCGAAGAGCGCACCAACGTAATCGTCTGCTTCGACCCGAACGCCCCGGAACGCGCGGTCGTCACCGACCTGGACGGCCACAAGGTCTGCGACGTTCGCCAGGAAGAGCATGTGACGCAGTCGGCAGCGGCTAACGCAGCGATCGCGGCAAGTATGCAAGAGCGCCGCACCCTGCGGAACGACACCGCTGCAAGCATTCGCAAGCTACGCCACGATGTCGTGCGCAGCGGCCACACCACCGCCGCTCAGGACTTGCACGAGCGCGCCATGTTGCCGATGGCGGTTGGCGACCACATCACCCAGCGTGCCATGCAGACGCAGGTTGTGAACACTCAGGTGCCGAGCAAGCACCTCCACGCAGAAGACATCGGCGACATGCTCGCCGCCACCCTCGCAGGAGCAAATCAGTAA
- a CDS encoding helix-turn-helix domain-containing protein — protein MKRRTCIEGQTHIFSPEVMATITGHRIRSVPNLALPFPRTAEVSVERVSEILGVSTRSVLRLVQAKLFAAYSPGGPGTMTRIKFDSLVEFCDNLRLAAGVAPRKPSPKGLRPRADDLLPFSLEDTITTERVMDVLDCGKTLVTELIEAGTLTAYKIINKPSAPWRIDVRSLERYMEKLRAQAAATSRQPATAR, from the coding sequence ATGAAGCGACGTACCTGCATTGAGGGTCAAACACACATCTTCTCGCCCGAAGTAATGGCGACGATCACCGGCCACCGCATCCGCTCGGTGCCGAATCTTGCGCTGCCTTTCCCGCGTACCGCTGAGGTCAGTGTAGAGCGCGTGTCCGAGATCCTCGGCGTCAGCACGCGATCGGTGCTGCGGCTCGTGCAGGCCAAACTCTTCGCGGCGTATTCACCCGGAGGCCCCGGCACTATGACTCGCATCAAGTTCGATAGCCTCGTCGAGTTCTGCGACAACCTCCGGCTCGCTGCAGGCGTTGCACCTCGCAAGCCATCACCCAAAGGACTGCGCCCTCGCGCAGACGACCTGCTTCCGTTCTCGCTCGAAGACACCATCACGACCGAGCGCGTAATGGACGTTCTCGATTGCGGGAAGACACTGGTCACCGAACTGATCGAGGCAGGGACTTTGACGGCCTACAAGATCATCAACAAGCCCTCGGCACCGTGGAGAATCGACGTGCGATCGCTCGAACGCTACATGGAAAAACTACGCGCGCAGGCCGCTGCGACAAGTCGGCAACCTGCGACAGCGCGGTGA